ttagcaacaattctatttaagtttgatgaatcttttctgatattatttattatgttcttcaatttataatgtggtatttaatacgaaaaacccatacattcatgtccaaacaaatgagactgacccttttctggtgaactgagaatgtcttcacacaagacccgtttcctgctatccttggctgcgatcaaaacctcgtcctggctttcagtaatgttctcctttgaaaactagctcgtatagctctcgtacctgcttctgtcgtgatgctgtattctacctttttcgaaactgcaatcagctaccgggacactcttggctcaaggaggttcttttactctcaacctggcctacctctcgttccacgatagatactccacactcacggaactacaccggctttctcactctccgtacactaccgtctactactggacttcacttctcgacagctcaaaacattctgatctctatttgtcattcattcccctactttctaaatatcccttccagattcacaaatcaaacttccaccaccaactctcattcgcagtattcctcaaaaccaatttttaatctttctaaatatgcttaatggatttcaaagaaaatagttaattcccattctaaaattactttctactatttacaaattttaatgacctattctctatttccactaagtcttatttagcatcggctaatgatcgaaccttccgcgaacaacgataatgacctattatcgatttcacttgagtcttatttagcataggctaatgatcgaaccttccgcgaacaacgacaatggtacgcgccattcactttgttcattctaagcgcattgtcccgagtttcttTTAATCACtccttaaaattaaatataacaatttgttgtatacaggttgttctaaatttatatgcccgtggttgagaaaattgaaaatattttatattaaattgaattttgtttataattatcaaaatttaattttcatatcaaatagaaatataacaatacatacagtgaggacgtttcatttggaataaattaattttctcgagaatgggcgactctggagataaatcccgaaagaggacgatttttatttttaaactataagtttttggcatatatatcatcctagtgacgtcatccgtctgggcatgatgacgtaatcgatgataattttttttaaataagaatagggatcatgtgatacctcattcgaaaggttattaaattttttattcactaatagaaacaataacataattatttatagagggtgcaCAAAAAacgattaaattaaattaattgagacaaaaagaagaatgtatataatttatttaattcgaaatatattttattgttgtccgaagacaggaaaaaatgtttatttgataaataaatattgtttttagctTAAACTCAATATTAAACCTGGCACCCACCAGtttcttagcagtttgaacatttaatttaaggggatgggtacgtatttttcCGCTGCAATGCTATtaaaatggggattcattttttttcgaatcctgagaaaacaaataagtatttttcaaaaatttaaacgcagaatgaaagattacgttattagttaggggcgaaagtccctgagaacttctacaatgtttattttaataagttacacaaatgaaaaactaacagaaaatttagtgtgatttttaatttcaaatatctcattcaaaatatatatatatatatatatatatatatatatatatatatatatatatatatatatatatatatatatatatatatatatatatatatcataaaagagtacgaccgtcaattccaatataacaaaggagcactcgtaagtgtagggttttatcggtcaagtgggtgaaaaaagagacaaagaattcagctacttcatctatttattgaagacgtttcgtctactgctcagtagacatcatcagttcatctacaaaaagagtgttataagaaacaacatccaaaagagaggtaaaaaagcactagcgttaccttaaaaagacatgtagcaaaagataagatgtacatagtaaaaaaaaccttatccatgaaccaatgtaatgtataagtatgtaacatttaagtgtatagttaatatttaaaaactttagtacagccaaagacaagaccatgtggtaacagtcacatataaaaaacaagtggaaaaaagctggcttgctttttttttccaaagtcaagaatgaaccaagaaaaaaccagattcacacttccaaaaatttagtagtgtttaagcatacttcattttaaccttaggcaacatcattaaatgaatatagtgctaatatgcaacttcgaaaatttaaagttgaatagttaccagcaggtcatcctagcccaacggacacacaaaagaaaatggagtttgaattatcaggtgtaaactgacatctcgccaagaggcaggcaacctttaaaaaattttataacaaagagtgactgacaactgcagcgcagcgcggtaaaatttaaattgatgtatttaaaacagttataaaagtgtttaaaaagtgaaagtaatatcaagaagtaatcaagggatgtaccttatacctcgtagacaagaatcacagtttattttaaacaagtgagggcacttcacacaattatatggaaaagtgcctacgttagtactggtcatCCAGTTACTAACgaatatataagatagtacaatagtataactcccatatatcgcagctcaaaatgcaagaaaaaatatgcaataatttaagaaaatttataaatcagtttagcaaattgtaatttataattaatatcaataatgcaaaattttatcctatggaaaattttaaattgttcaatctattaagtaactatcaaaaaaaaaaaaaaaaaaaaaaaaaaaaaaaaaaaaaaaaaaaaaaaaaaaaaaaaaaaaaaaagtgggaaaagcttgaaaaaaccaccaaaaacttttttacaataaaataatttaagtgtaataacatctactgattccgcaagatcaatattaaaagaagtgggaaaagcctgaaaaccacaaaaacttttttacaatataataatttgagtgtaataataccaactaattctgcaaaatcaatgcatggtatatttgactcaagttactgatgtcagttctcttgttaagtacattagaggtttttaatatgaaacacatctctaagaactgtcttttcgacaggttgcgttcattgcaaaggatcttggcttcatcaaagtccaccttatgttttgtatctattgcatgttgggctaaggcacaagttggttttttcaaattgatatcactccggtgtgaaattaaacgtgattttaaagctcgctttgtttgccctacataacatgcgtcacattcagcacaaggtatgtggtagaccacattaacctgttccaaaggggacaagggtgttttagtcttagagaacaaatttctgactgatcttgcgttcttaattgcaatcttaacaggaatattattatttttatatagtttaataagtttatcagtaacctgaggaaaataaggaagtgaagaaaactgggaaacaggagtcccaagattagtagtaggcagaattgtgatgttaacagtattattcgatattgatctaagttggtcaccattgggtatgtcgttcagagaagaaccgtaaCTTTGGgaaaaagaaatttattgataagggatgaagggtaggaattatctaccaatatacttctgagtaacagaagggattcccttcgattaaccggatgtgtcaacctatgtagcctgcagcttaaagctttaataagatttattttatatttaaaaggatgacaagaatggtagttgagagtgtaacaaaaataagaaaacttctgttggagtgaaagtaaaaagaaagatatactccaacagaagtaagggaaaaaaagaagaaaagaaaagactaaggtaactagttggggcctcttatgaaaataaaaatgaaggggcttcagcggttgagccgaagtaggaaaaataaaaaatactactttgcagtagtactgaagaaaggggaattagaagggataataagtagacgtgggaagagacagaggcaaactgaatagagttggctagctatagatgcaagagagcaacttgacactcaaggatggatacggctcgtttgcatgcctgtcgaagaacagtagctctatgtagatagtaataatgactaaaatatgaaataataaaataagaataatgtactgaagaggaatgaagatgaataatttctaaagacgaacaagataaataaatctaacaaatcatgggcgccatgaaaatgatcttcgatcattctcccaggtatcttatactgctgtcagatattaaatatatcaaacctgtaataatgaacataaaggaataataaaaataaatgatatacaaaataaataaacatatttattaaaaataactaccagatttttaacaatctctgagttaagcaagttcatattatgctgtgactctaaaatgacataagttatacaagaagatatatatattttaaagataacaacaataatgttatctgttacaaacttaaatataagtacctcttactaacatatagggtacaaaattacataagtctacctgtttagtattcgtaaagttttaaagaccaaaaataaatcagaagtaacatgtatacaaagatatcaaaaagttaataaaacagaaaattccaataaaagaaaattgaactaaaagaactactgtcttagaaccataaacggttggcaccacgcattgggcagccagtgttacggttcttctctgaacgacatacccaatggtgaccaacttagatcaatatcgaataatactgttaacatcacaattctgcctactactaatcttgggactcctgtttcccagttttcttcacttccttattttcctcaggttactgataaacttattaaactatataaaaataataatattcctgttaagattgcaattaagaacgcaagatcagtcagaaatttgttctctaagactaaaacacccttgtcccctttggaacaggttaatgtggtctaccacataccttgtgctgaatgtgacgcatgttatgtagggcaaacaaagcgagctttaaaatcacgtttaatttcacaccgtagtgatatcaatttgaaaaaaccaacttgtgccttagcccaacatgcaatagatacaaaacataaggtggactttgatgaagccaagatcctttgcaatgaacgcaacctgtcgaaaagacagttcttagagatgtgtttcatattaaaaacctctaatgtacttaacaagagaactgacatcagtaacttgagtcaaatataccatgcattgattttgcagaattagttggtattattacactcaaattattatattgtaaaaaagtttttgtggttttcaggcttttcccacttcttttaatattgatcttgcggaatcagtagatgttattacacttaaattattttattgtaaaaaagtttttggtggttttttcaagcttttcccacttttttttttttttttttttttttttttttttttttttttttgatagttacttaatagattgaacaatttaaaattttccataggataaaattttgcattattgatattaattataaattacaatttgctaaactgatttataaattttcttaaattattgcatattttttcttgcattttgagctgcgatatatgggagttatactattgtactatcttatatattcGTTAGTAACTGGatgaccagtactaacgtaggcacttttccatataattgtgtgaagtgccctcacttgtttaaaataaactgtgattcttgtctacgaggtataaggtacatcccttgattacttcttgatattactttcactttttaaacacttttataactgttttaattacatcaatttaaattttaccgcgctgcactgcagttgtcagtcactctttgttataatttttaaaggttgcctgcctcttggcgagatgtcagtttacacctgataattcaaactccattttcttttgtgtgtcggttgggctaggatgacctgctggtaactatttgaccttaaatttttaaagttgcatattagcattctactcatttaatgatgttacctaaagttaaaatgaagtatgcttaaatactactaagtttttggaagtgaatctggttttttcttggttcattcttgacttcaaaaaaagcaagccggcttttttccacttgttttttatatatgactgttaccacatggtcttgtctttggctgtactaaagttttttaaatattaactatacacttaaatgttatatacttttacattacgttggttcttggataaggtttttttactatgtacatcttatcgtttgctacatgtctttttaaggtaacgctagtgcttgtttacctctcttttggatgttgtctcttataccactctttttgtagatgaactgatgatgtctactgagcagtagacgaaacgtcttcaataaatagatgaagtagctgaattctttgtctcttttttcacccacttgaccgataaaaccctacacttacgagtgctcctttgttatattggaattgacggtcgtactcctttatgatgTCTTCTGTTACAGAGGGTTTTTACGCTAATACCAGGCGCATCCATGGGGAACTACCAGTGAAAAAGCTCAAGAGATGGACCAATTTGACCGAAAAACTAGCTACAGCTGAAGCAAGAAGAACTTTCCTTCTAGAGTGCAGGAGAACCAAGAAAATTCCAAGATTTATCACAGATACCACTTCTAACATACTTACTACTACCACAGGAACCCACGATCACACACTCCAACGCAGGAGCCAGGCTCTTAATAGACAGGTGAgggcacgattacttaatttccaTATATCGAAGGTTCATTCAgatattaaattcatttttggTCAAATAAATAATGTCACTGATTTCTTAGATCACACTTTACCTGCATCTTTGTTAGATAGGTTTGAGACCTCTTTACACAAgaaatttaatttcgtttataaaaaaactattttacatcTTCAGAGTAAGCTTGATAAATTGGGTGCACCAGACTTCCACAAAATTCCATTTAATCCTAATTGGATAAAGAATCTTTCTAATGTGGATGTTCCTCAAAATATTCTAAAGCTACTATCTTTGGGCCCTAAATTTGGTCTGGAACCTACCTTCAAAGATTATTCAATCAGTAGGACCCTTGCAGATGTAGAAAATATATTGTCTCATGCAGACAATGCTGATCTTCTTTCCCTAAGGTCATCTTCTAATAACATTCTGTTGAATTATACCAACCGCCCTAGGCAATCCATATCTGAAATTGATAAGATTTATAGGGAAACGGTATCGTTTTTAAAAACCCACCCTAATCTTCTCGTTCTCACCAGTGACAAAGGCAATGCCACTGTTCTTATGGATAAAGATCAATATATCAGCCTCAGTCAATCATTGTTAGATGACGTTAGGTATTACCAACCTCTTACTTCAAAtccctgttcaaaattttctaacaaaattaataaattcattactcacttaaaaaatattaagatcatagatcaaactttagctaagtcattacataattatgatggttatgctccaagattttattgtctgcccaaaattcacaagcccacattgagcatgaggcctattgtttcctcaattaattcacccaacatacatattgcaaaatttttgactgatatcttgtcaaaatcttataattacaataatgattacaacattgttgactcttttcaatttagtgaatttattaatgactttaagctaccacatggttatattttggtgagttttgatgtagtttcactttttactaacctCCCCCTAGCTAGTGTCCTTACTTCACTaagaaatcattggaatattatccaacctaattctccagttttctgggaagtgtttgcagaattgctccaattaatgtttgacactaattttttggtcttcaacgacaaattttatttacaaatttttgggacaccaATGGGTTCCTCGATTTCACCCATCCTAGTGAATTATGTTTTGGATGATTTAGTATCTGACCGTCTGGgttatttagattttcaagttccttttgttaaacgttatgtggacgacctattactagccttaccaccagacaagactcaggccaccttgtccatcttcaatgggtttgatcctcatttgcagttcacatgtgaactcgaggaccccaacaaccatagtatccccttcttggatatgcgtgtcactagaagtggagataacacactttgtacaagttggtataggaaaccaatggcctctaataggtttctcaactaccattcttgtcatccttttaaatataaaataaatcttattaaagctttaagctgtaggctacataggttggcacatccggttaatcgaagggaatcccttctgctactcagaagtatattggtagataattcctacccttcctcccttatcaataaatttcttttttcccaaagctacggttcttctctgaacgacatacccaatggtgaccaacttagatcaatatcgaataatactgttaacatcacaattctgcctactactaatcttgggactcctgtttcccagttttcttcacttccttattttcctcaggttactgataaacttattaaactatataaaaataataatattcctgttaagattgcaattaagaacgcaagaacagtcagaaatttgttctctaagactaaaacacccttgtcccctttggaacaagttaatgtggtctaccacataccttgtgctgaatgtgacgcatgttatgtagggcagacaaagcgagctttaaaatcacgtttaatttcacaccgtagtgatatcaatttgaaaaaaccaacttgtgccttagcccaacatgcaatagatacaaaacataaggtggactttgatgaagccaagatcctttgcaatgaacgcaacctgtcgaaaagacagttcttagagatgtgtttcatattaaaaacctctaatgtacttaacaagagaactgacatcagtaacttgagtcaaatataccatgcattgattttgcagaattagttggtattattacactcaaattattatattgtaaaaaagttttgtggttttcaggctttttCCACTTCTTTAATAGTGATCTTGCTGAATCAGTCGATGTTattcacttaaattattttattgtaaaaaagtttttggtggttttttcaagcttttcccactttttttttgataataacagtttacttattagatgtacaatttaaaattttgccaTAGGATAAAATgttgcattattgatattaattataaattacaatttgctaaactgatttataaattttcttaaattattgcatatatttttttcttgctttttgagctgcgatatatgggagttatactattgtactatcttatatattagttagttaactggattaccagtactaacgtaggcacttttccatataattgtgtgaagtgccctcacttgtttaaaataaactgtgattcttgtctacgaggtataaggtacatcccttgattacttcttgatattactttcactttttaaacacttttataactgttttaattacatcaatttaaattttaccgcgctgcactgcagttgtcagtcactctttgttataatttttaaaggttgcctgcctcttggcgagatgtcagtttacacctgataattcaaactccattttcttttgtgtgtcggttgggctaggatgacctgctggtaactatttgaccttaaatttttaaagttgcatattagcattctactcatttaatgatgttacctaaagttaaaatgaagtatgcttaaatactactaagtttttggaagtgaatctggttttttcttggttcattcttgacttcaaaaaaagcaagccggcttttttccacttgttttttatatatgactgttaccacatggtcttgtctttggctgtactaaagttttttaaatattaactatacacttaaatgttatatacttttacattacgttggttcttggataaggtttttttactatgtacatcttatcgtttgctacatgtctttttaaggtaacgctagtgcttgtttacctctcttttggatgttgtctcttataccactctttttgtagatgaactgatgatgtctactgagcagtagacgaaacgtcttcaataaatagatgaagtagctgaattctttgtctcttttttcacccacttgaccgataaaaccctacacttacgagtgctcctttgttatattggaattgacggtcgtactcctttatgatgTCTTCTGTTACAGAGGGTTTTTACGCTAATACCAGGCGCATCCATGGGGAACTACCAGTGAAAAAGCTCAAGAGATGGACCAATTTGACCGAAAAACTAGCTACAGCTGAAGCAAGAAGAACTTTCCTTCTAGAGTGCAGGAGAACCAAGAAAATTCCAAGATTTATCACAGATACCACTTCTAACATACTTACTACTACCACAGGAACCCACGATCACACACTCCAACGCAGGAGCCAGGCTCTTAATAGACAGGTGAgggcacgattacttaatttccaTATATCGAAGGTTCATTCAgatattaaattcatttttggTCAAATAAATAATGTCACTGATTTCTTAGATCACACTTTACCTGCATCTTTGTTAGATAGGTTTGAGACCTCTTTACACAAgaaatttaatttcgtttataaaaaaactattttacatcTTCAGAGTAAGCTTGATAAATTGGGTGCACCAGACTTCCACAAAATTCCATTTAATCCTAATTGGATAAAGAATCTTTCTAATGTGGATGTTCCTCAAAATATTCTAAAGCTACTATCTTTGGGCCCTAAATTTGGTCTGGAACCTACCTTCAAAGATTATTCAATCAGTAGGACCCTTGCAGATGTAGAAAATATATTGTCTCATGCAGACAATGCTGATCTTCTTTCCCTAAGGTCATCTTCTAATAACATTCTGTTGAATTATACCAACCGCCCTAGGCAATCCATATCTGAAATTGATAAGATTTATAGGGAAACGGTATCGTTTTTAAAAACCCACCCTAATCTTCTCGTTCTCACCAGTGACAAAGGCAATGCCACTGTTCTTATGGATAAAGATCAATATATCAGCCTCAGTCAATCATTGTTAGATGACGTTAGGTATTACCAACCTCTTACTTCAAAtccctgttcaaaattttctaacaaaattaataaattcattactcacttaaaaaatattaagatcatagatcaaactttagctaagtcattacataattatgatggttatgctccaagattttattgtctgcccaaaattcacaagcccacattgagcatgaggcctattgtttcctcaattaattcacccaacatacatattgcaaaatttttgactgatatcttgtcaaaatcttataattacaataatgattacaacattgttgactcttttcaatttagtgaatttattaatgactttaagctaccacatggttatattttggtgagttttgatgtagtttcactttttactaacctCCCCCTAGCTAGTGTCCTTACTTCACTaagaaatcattggaatattatccaacctaattctccagtttcctgggaagtgtttgcagaattgctccaattagtgtttgacactaattttttggtcttcaacgacaaattttatttacaaatttttgggacaccaATGGGTTCCTCGATTTCACCCATCCTAGTGAATTATGTTTTGGATGATTTAGTATCTGACCGTCTGGgttatttagattttcaagttccttttgttaaacgttatgtggacgacctattactagccttaccaccagacaagactcaggccaccttgtccatcttcaatgggtttgatcctcatttgcagttcacatgtgaactcgaggaccccaacaaccatagtatccccttcttggacatgcgtgtcactagaagtggagataacacactttgtacaagttggtataggaaaccaatggcctctaataggtttctcaactaccattcttgtcatccttttaaatataaaataaatcttattaaagctttaagctgtaggctacataggttggcacatccggttaatcgaagggaatcccttctgctactcagaagtatattggtagataattcctacccttcctcccttatcaataaatttctttttt
The window above is part of the Diabrotica virgifera virgifera chromosome 2, PGI_DIABVI_V3a genome. Proteins encoded here:
- the LOC126879578 gene encoding uncharacterized protein LOC126879578, yielding MMSSVTEGFYANTRRIHGELPVKKLKRWTNLTEKLATAEARRTFLLECRRTKKIPRFITDTTSNILTTTTGTHDHTLQRRSQALNRQRVFTLIPGASMGNYQ